A single region of the Populus nigra chromosome 2, ddPopNigr1.1, whole genome shotgun sequence genome encodes:
- the LOC133682328 gene encoding methionine aminopeptidase 1A, producing the protein MAGGSDATDTTATITLSCARCGKPAHLQCPKCMELKLPREPAAFCSQDCFKASWSSHKSVHTKAKEEENRDGSSEGWLYCVRRGQGRTPKLPHFDWTGGLRPYPISPYRVVPPHIDRPDWAVDGIPKIEPSSDLQHVVEIKTPEQIERMRETCRIAREVLDAAARIIRPGVTTDEIDRVVHEATVAAGGYPSPLNYHFFPKSCCTSINEVICHGIPDARKLEDGDIVNVDVTVYYKGVHGDLNETYFVGNVDEASRQLVQCTYECLEKAISIVKPGVRFREIGEVINRHATMSGLSVVKSYCGHGIGELFHCAPNIPHYGRNKAVGVMKAGQIFTIEPMINAGVWRDRMWPDGWTAVTADGKRSAQFEHTLLVTQTGVEVLTTRLPSSPKVYPWLNE; encoded by the exons ATGGCCGGTGGCTCTGATGCAACTGATACTACAGCTACTATTACCTTATCGTGCGCTCGATGTGGCAAACCTGCGCATCTCCA gtgTCCAAAATGCATGGAATTAAAGCTTCCTCGTGAACCTGCCGCTTTCTG tTCGCAGGATTGTTTTAAGGCGTCGTGGAGCTCTCATAAATCAGTTCATACGAAGGCGAAGGAGGAAGAAAATAGGGATGGAAGTAGTGAAGGTTGGCTATATTGTGTGAGGAGAGGACAGGGTCGAACTCCGAAACTTCCACATTTTGATTGGACTGG GGGGTTAAGACCGTATCCAATATCTCCCTACCGTGTTGTTCCTCCTCACATTGATCGACCTGATTGGGCAGTTGAt GGAATCCCTAAGATTGAACCCAGCAGTGATTTGCAGCATGTTGTGGAG ATCAAAACTCCTGAGCAAATTGAGAGAATGCGAGAAACTTGTCGA ATAGCAAGGGAGGTTCTGGATGCTGCTGCACGGATCATTCGCCCTGGTGTGACAACAGATGAAATTGACAGAGTTGTTCATGAGGCAACTGTTGCAGCTG GTGGATATCCATCTCCTTTAAATTATCACTTCTTCCCAAAGTCATGCTGCAC GTCAATTAATGAAGTAATATGCCATGGAATTCCTGATGCCAG GAAATTAGAGGATGGTGATATAGTAAATGTTGACGTGACTGTGTATTATAAAGGTGTCCATG GTGATCTTAATGAAACATACTTTGTGGGAAATGTTGATGAAGCATCTCGACAATTAGTCCAATGTACTTATGAGTGCTTGGAGAAAGCAATATCGATCG TGAAACCTGGTGTACGATTTCGTGAAATTGGAGAAGTAATTAATCGTCATGCTACAATGTCGGGGTTGTCTGTG GTGAAATCATACTGTGGTCATGGTATTGGAGAGCTTTTTCATTGTGCTCCAAATATTCCACATTATGGAA GAAATAAAGCAGTGGGTGTAATGAAGGCTGGACAGATCTTCACTATTGAACCCATGATTAATGCAG GGGTTTGGCGTGATCGGATGTGGCCTGATGGATGGACTGCTGTCACTGCAGATGGCAAACGCAGTGCTCAGTTTGAGCACACGCTTCTG GTGACACAAACTGGAGTAGAAGTTCTTACCACAAGGTTGCCTTCATCGCCGAAGGTGTACCCCTGGCTAAATGAATAG
- the LOC133682326 gene encoding tubulin-folding cofactor D: protein MPVSESVDEDDEHDSKDTVLQKYFLQEWKLVKSLLDDIVSNQQVSDLSSVHKIRSIMDKYQQQGELLEPYLESIVSPLMQIIRTRTIELGFESDEILEIIKPICIIIYTLVTVCGYKAVIKFFPHQVSDLELAVSLLEKCHGANSVTSLRQESKGEMEAKCVMLLWLSILVLVPFDISSVDTSIASSNELGELELAPLVLRILKFSKDYLSNAGPMRTMAGLVLSKLISRPDMPMAFTSFIEWTHEVLSSGKDDFSSHFQLLGAVEALAAIFKAGGRKGLMGVVSTVWTDVSLLEKSGTAAHSPLLRKNLVKLTQRIGLTCLPPRSPAWCYVGRTSSLGENVSLNVSKRADQCSHDENIDSVKPEESANCLEDEAMDVPEIVEEIIEMLLAGLRDTDTVVRWSAAKGIGRITSRLTSALSDEVLSSILELFSPGEGDGSWHGACLALAELARRGLLLPMSLPKVVPYVVKALHYDIRRGPHSVGSHVRDAAAYVCWAFGRAYYHVDMRYVLEQLAPHLLTVACYDREVNCRRAAAAAFQENVGRQGNYPHGIDIVNTADYFSLSSRVNSYLHVAVYIAQYEGYLYPFAEELLHNKIGHWDKGLRELAGEALSALVKYDPEYFASFVLEKLIPSTLSSDLCMRHGATLATAEIVLALHRFDYALATEKQKQVAGVVPAIEKARLYRGKGGEIMRSAVSRFIECISSSHLLLPEKIKRSLLDTLSENLRHPNSQIQNDAVKALEHFVRAYLVTTNNEGASSITSKYLEQLTDQNVAVRRGSAMALGVLPYELLANRWRDVLLKLSSSCMIENKPEDRDAEARVNAVKGLILVLKTLTQERDCSSICCGEDGMSLYHLIKNEVMLNLFKALDDYSVDNRGDVGSWVREAAMEGLETCTYILCIKDSNGKAHDVESVSERPNNDVADNNQVVSFFDANLATNVIGGIAKQAVEKMDKIREAAAKVLQRILYNKAIFIPFIPYRENLEEIVPNETDLKWGVPTFSYQRFVQLLRFSCYSRSVLSGLVISIGGLQDSLRKASVSALLKYLQPVETEESNDRRSREHMLSADMLWVLQQYKKCDRVIVPTLKTIEILFSKKIFLDMEDQTPVFCASVLDSLAVELKGSKDFAKLYSGIAILGYIASLLETINARAFTHLLTLLGHRYPKIRKASAEQVYIVLLQNGNLVPEEKMEKALEIISETCWDGDVEATKLQKLELYEMAGVELGLLVKPRDKLPNKDSEKEPATNDENASYSSLVGSTGF from the exons ATGCCGGTATCGGAATCAGTAGATGAAGACGATGAGCACGATTCCAAAGATACAGTTCTCCAAAAATACTTCTTACAGGAATGGAAACTCGTCAAATCCCTCCTTGACGACATCGTTTCCAATCAACAAGTCTCCGATCTCTCCTCCGTCCACAAGATCCGCTCCATT atGGATAAGTATCAGCAGCAGGGTGAGCTATTGGAGCCGTACCTGGAGAGTATAGTTTCTCCATTAATGCAAATTATTCGTACTCGAACGATCGAATTAGGTTTTGAATcggatgaaattcttgaaatAATAAAGCCGATCTGTATTATTATTTACACATTAGTTACCGTTTGCGGTTACAAGGCGGTTATTAAGTTTTTTCCACATCAAGTTTCGGATTTAGAGCTTGCGGTTTCTCTGTTAGAGAAATGCCATGGCGCGAATTCTGTTACCTCGTTGAGGCAGGAAAGTAAGGGAGAGATGGAGGCGAAATGTGTGATGCTTTTGTGGCTTTCTATTCTTGTTCTGGTTCCGTTTGATATTTCTTCTGTTGATACTAGTATTGCCAGTAGTAATGAGCTCGGTGAACTTGAGTTAGCTCCTCTTGTTTTGAGGATTTTGAAGTTTTCTAAAGATTATCTATCGAATGCTGGTCCTATGCGGACTATGGCTGGATTAGTGCTCTCTAAGCTTATTTCGCGTCCTGATATGCCAATGGCCTTTACCAG ctttaTTGAATGGACACATGAAGTTTTATCTTCTGgaaaagatgatttctcgtctCACTTTCAGTTATTGGGTGCCGTGGAGGCATTGGCTGCCATTTTCAAG GCTGGTGGTCGCAAAGGGTTAATGGGTGTGGTTTCCACTGTTTGGACTGATGTGTCATTGCTGGAAAAGTCCGGTACTGCTGCTCATAGTCCTTTGCTTCGCAAGAATTTGGTGAAGTTAACACAACGGATAGGTCTTACTTGCCTCCCTCCTCGTTCACCAGCCTGGTGTTATGTG GGCAGGACCAGTTCTCTTGGGGAAAATGTCTCCTTAAATGTATCTAAAAGAGCTGATCAATGCAGTCATGATGAGAATATTGATTCTGTCAAACCAGAAGAAAGTGCAAACTGCCTTGAAGATGAAGCCATGGATGTTCCAGAAATTGTAGAAGAGATCATCGAGATGTTACTGGCTGGATTAAGAGACACG GACACTGTTGTACGTTGGTCTGCTGCCAAAGGTATAGGCCGCATAACTTCACGATTGACATCTGCTCTGTCAGATGAGGTCTTGTCATCAATATTGGAGCTGTTTTCACCTGGAGAG GGTGATGGTTCATGGCATGGAGCTTGCCTGGCACTTGCTGAACTAGCACGTAGAGGATTGTTGTTGCCTATGAGTCTTCCCAAAGTTGTTCCTTATGTTGTGAAG GCGCTGCATTATGATATTCGAAGAGGTCCACATAGTGTAGGGTCTCATGTTCGAGATGCTGCTGCCTATGTTTGTTGGGCATTTGGCCGTGCATATTATCACGTTGATATGAGATATGTATTGGAACAGCTTGCTCCACACCTGTTAACAGTGGCCTGCTATGACCGTGAG GTCAATTGCAGAAGAGCAGCTGCAGCTGCTTTTCAGGAGAATGTTGGAAGACAAGGGAACTACCCACATGGCATTGACATAGTGAATACCGCAGattatttttcactttcttcACGAGTAAACTCTTACCTCCATGTTGCTGTCTACATTGCTCAGTATGAAGGATACCTTTATCCGTTTGCAGAAGAACTGCTGCACAACAAGATCGGTCACTGG GATAAAGGCTTGAGAGAACTTGCTGGAGAAGCCCTTTCTGCTCTTGTCAAATATGACCCCGAGTATTTTGCAAGCTTTGTCCTGGAGAAATTAATTCCTTCTACTCTCTCATCTGATCTTTGCATGCGCCATGGTGCAACCTTAGCAACTGCAGAAATTGTTTTGGCTTTGCACCGATTTGACTATGCTCTTGCCACTG aaaaacagaaacaagttGCTGGTGTAGTTCCTGCTATTGAGAAAGCACGACTTTATCGTGGGAAGGGTGGAGAAATAATGCGTTCTGCTGTTTCTCGGTTCATTGAATGTATCTCATCATCGCATTTGTTATTAccagaaaagataaaaaggagTCTGCTTGATACTCTTAGCGAAAATTTACGGCATCCTAATTCTCAAATACAG AATGATGCTGTTAAAGCCCTAGAACACTTCGTTCGAGCATACCTCGTCACCACAAATAATGAAGGTGCCAGCAGTATAACATCAAAATACCTGGAACAGCTGACTGATCAAAATGTTGCTGTAAGAAGAGGATCTGCAATGGCGCTAGGTGTTTTGCCATATGAACTTTTGGCTAACAGGTGGAGAGATGTGCTTCTGAAGCTTTCTAGTTCTTGCATGATAGAG AATAAACCTGAGGACAGAGATGCTGAAGCACGAGTTAATGCTGTCAAAGGACTCATACTAGTGTTGAAGACATTAACTCAGGAAAGAGACTGTTCCAGTATTTGTTGTGGAGAGGATGGCATGTCTCTGTATCATCtgataaaaaatgaagttatgCTGAACTTATTTAAAGCTCTTGATGACTATTCTGTTGATAACAGAGGTGATGTGGGTTCTTGGGTTCGTGAGGCTGCTATGGAAGGCCTTGAAACATGTACATACATCCTTTGCATCAAGGATTCCAACGGAAAAGCACATGATGTTGAGTCTGTGTCAGAGAGGCCTAATAATGATGTGGCTGATAATAACCAGGTGGTCTCATTTTTTGATGCAAATCTCGCTACCAATGTGATTGGCGGAATTGCTAAGCAAGCTGTGGAGAAGATGGACAAAATAAGAGAAGCTGCTGCAAAGGTTCTGCAGAGGATTTTGTACAACAAGGCAATATTTATTCCATTTATCCCTTACAGAGAAAATCTGGAAGAAATTGTTCCTAATGAAACGGATTTAAAGTGGGGA GTACCCACCTTTTCATATCAACGCTTTGTACAATTACTCCGGTTTAGTTGTTATAGCAGATCTGTATTGTCTGGTTTAGTTATTTCGATTGGTGGGTTGCAAGATTCTTTACGGAAGGCTTCAGTCTCTGCATTATTGAAATATCTTCAACCGGTTGAAACTGAAGAGTCCAATGATAGAAGGTCAAGAGAGCATATGCTATCTGCTGACATGCTTTGGGTTCTCCAACAGTACAAGAAATGTGATAGAGTTATTGTACCCACTTTGAAG ACAATAGAGATTCTTTTcagcaaaaaaatattcttggaTATGGAG GACCAAACTCCAGTTTTCTGTGCTAGTGTTTTGGATTCCCTTGCTGTTGAGTTGAAGGGATCCAAGGACTTCGCAAAATTATACTCTGGTATTGCTATACTTGGATATATTGCTTCACTCTTGGAAACCATCAATGCTCGGGCATTCACTCATCTTCTCACTTTGCTTGGCCACCGATATCCCAAG ATCAGGAAAGCTTCTGCCGAACAAGTTTACATCGTCCTACTACAAAATGGGAATCTTGTACCTGAGGAAAAGATGGAGAAAGCACTGGAAATTATTTCTGAAACCTGCTGGGATGGAGACGTCGAGGCAACCAAGCTTCAAAAATTAGAATTGTACGAGATGGCTGGTGTGGAACTGGGACTTCTTGTCAAGCCCAGGGATAAACTACCAAACAAGGACAGCGAGAAAGAACCTGCCACGAATGATGAAAATGCATCATATTCCTCGTTAGTCGGGTCAACTGGGTTTTGA
- the LOC133682329 gene encoding pectinesterase inhibitor 9-like, giving the protein MARLSLFILLLLLSLVCITGAEKPARFPRRSRSRAYIENACTKTLYPSLCIQYLSVSANSMTIQTPQQLAQAALSVSLYKALQTRTFMLKVVKELKARKSKDYQAVKDCLDQIGNSVDQLSQSVRELHRLERPDAEGGDNVFWHISNVETFVSSAMTDASTCLDGFPGRNMDKSRAMIKAKVLNVAQTASNALALFHRYAAKYKP; this is encoded by the coding sequence ATGGCTCGTCTCAGTCTTTTCATACTGCTTCTACTACTCTCTCTAGTTTGCATTACGGGCGCGGAGAAACCAGCTAGGTTTCCAAGACGCTCCCGGTCTCGGGCCTACATCGAAAACGCATGCACTAAGACCCTTTATCCATCCCTGTGCATCCAATACCTATCAGTCTCTGCAAACTCAATGACAATACAAACTCCACAGCAACTAGCCCAAGCTGCCTTATCCGTGAGCCTATACAAGGCCCTCCAAACAAGAACATTCATGTTGAAAGTGGTTAAGGAGCTCAAGGCAAGGAAATCCAAGGATTACCAAGCAGTGAAAGACTGCTTAGATCAAATTGGTAATAGCGTGGATCAACTTAGTCAATCAGTTAGAGAGCTCCATCGCTTGGAACGCCCAGATGCTGAAGGAGGTGATAACGTCTTTTGGCACATAAGTAATGTTGAAACTTTTGTAAGCTCTGCCATGACTGATGCTAGCACTTGTTTGGATGGGTTTCCGGGGAGGAATATGGACAAGTCAAGGGCCATGATTAAGGCCAAGGTTTTGAACGTGGCTCAGACTGCTAGCAATGCATTAGCCCTGTTTCACCGGTATGCTGCAAAGTACAAGCCATAA